The proteins below are encoded in one region of Streptomyces marianii:
- a CDS encoding NAD(P)/FAD-dependent oxidoreductase: protein MFDAIVVGARCAGSPTAMLLARGGHRVLLLERAQLPSDVLSTHFLWPHGMSYLNRWGLLESVVRTTPSYAAVRIVNEGISLTGEVPEKLLRAHFEELHGDGSGVVTTYASVRRRVLDKLLIDAAASAGADVREGCAVDELIVEDGRVVGVRGRTRAGTRFEERARIVVGADGRNSFVARALGLTKYDERPRCTFAYWTYYSGFAPRGLQLHRRGRLAAAVVPTNFDQSMTLVWGPSEWGAAFRTDVAGHFQQALSFVSPDLAERVRSEGRQEERFYGTLDQTAYLRPLYGPGWVLVGDAESFKDQCTATGMTHAFRDAELAATAIGSWLGGHEPLDSALRSYEERRRSQNAAAYYDYVCTLAEMRPLRHDELQLLSALRGNQEETDRYIATHADIAPVSEFFQASNLFLINDAARETSDQHAIFDGFAETSRSYLRNPFS from the coding sequence GTGTTCGACGCTATCGTTGTGGGTGCCCGCTGCGCGGGCTCGCCGACGGCCATGCTGCTGGCTCGTGGGGGGCACCGAGTGCTGCTGCTCGAGCGGGCCCAACTGCCCAGCGACGTACTGTCCACGCACTTCCTCTGGCCCCACGGCATGTCCTACCTCAATCGGTGGGGTCTGCTGGAGAGTGTGGTCCGGACCACTCCCTCGTACGCTGCCGTCCGCATCGTCAACGAGGGCATCTCGCTGACCGGGGAAGTGCCGGAGAAGCTCTTGCGTGCGCACTTCGAGGAGCTACACGGTGACGGGTCCGGCGTCGTGACCACCTACGCCTCGGTACGCAGGCGGGTACTGGACAAGCTCCTGATAGACGCCGCAGCGTCAGCGGGGGCGGACGTACGCGAGGGCTGCGCCGTCGACGAACTGATCGTCGAGGATGGTCGGGTGGTTGGTGTCCGGGGCCGCACCCGGGCGGGCACCCGGTTCGAGGAGCGCGCCCGGATCGTCGTCGGTGCCGACGGACGGAACTCCTTCGTGGCACGGGCCCTCGGGCTCACCAAGTACGACGAGCGGCCCCGGTGCACGTTCGCCTACTGGACGTACTACTCGGGGTTCGCACCGAGGGGTCTGCAACTGCACCGCCGCGGCCGCCTCGCCGCCGCCGTGGTCCCGACCAACTTCGACCAGAGCATGACGCTGGTGTGGGGCCCGAGCGAGTGGGGGGCCGCCTTTCGCACCGATGTCGCGGGTCACTTCCAGCAAGCCCTGTCCTTCGTCAGCCCCGACCTGGCCGAGCGGGTCCGCTCCGAGGGACGGCAGGAGGAACGCTTCTACGGAACTCTGGACCAGACCGCCTACCTACGCCCCCTGTACGGACCCGGCTGGGTACTGGTGGGGGACGCGGAGAGCTTCAAGGACCAGTGCACCGCCACCGGCATGACCCACGCCTTCCGCGACGCCGAACTCGCCGCCACCGCCATCGGCTCCTGGCTCGGCGGTCATGAACCCCTCGACAGCGCGCTACGGTCCTACGAGGAACGCCGCCGCAGCCAGAACGCCGCCGCCTACTACGACTACGTCTGCACACTGGCCGAGATGCGCCCGCTGCGCCACGACGAACTGCAACTCCTCTCCGCACTGCGCGGAAACCAGGAGGAGACCGACCGCTACATCGCCACCCACGCGGACATCGCCCCCGTCTCCGAGTTCTTCCAAGCGTCCAACCTCTTTCTGATCAATGACGCCGCCCGCGAGACGTCCGACCAGCACGCGATCTTCGATGGCTTCGCCGAGACATCCCGAAGCTACCTCCGCAACCCGTTCTCCTGA
- a CDS encoding DUF6086 family protein, with the protein MSQYYDMGDQTLWNPSNGASRLFMSQVSVYQAELGLPSGIGPVQGDECQIDPLVFKAFVDALLAWHRRTSHAVTAALSEGFVATVLVLAERAGIEVKWQPAGVAEVGDLKDVQVPTAPDSFDGAWAATLQQKSRELGRFMAA; encoded by the coding sequence TTGAGCCAGTACTACGACATGGGTGACCAGACGCTGTGGAACCCGTCCAACGGGGCCTCCCGGCTGTTCATGAGCCAGGTGAGCGTCTACCAAGCCGAACTGGGTCTGCCGTCCGGCATCGGACCCGTGCAGGGTGACGAGTGCCAGATCGACCCACTCGTGTTCAAAGCGTTCGTCGATGCCCTGCTCGCGTGGCACCGGAGAACGAGTCACGCCGTCACGGCTGCCCTGTCCGAGGGGTTCGTTGCCACGGTGCTTGTTCTGGCGGAGCGAGCAGGCATCGAGGTGAAATGGCAGCCAGCGGGCGTCGCCGAGGTCGGCGACCTCAAAGATGTTCAGGTCCCGACGGCCCCGGATTCCTTTGACGGGGCTTGGGCAGCCACCCTTCAGCAGAAGTCGCGCGAGCTGGGCCGCTTCATGGCGGCGTAA
- a CDS encoding aminotransferase class I/II-fold pyridoxal phosphate-dependent enzyme has translation MHSTPVPRSDEELLCIVLEAADRAIKEVGGRQPTEPPADPEIRRNLAAAARATGQAVREVSEMMKNWATHIPWDEMADFGPDDPTDPDPYVRFLADRYPEVRVALEDLVEPAYLRITTDPDEEYALDKQAYDFYRPAGRDLLRRTEEFHGWVEARRRTETWQYSRLLEAAPGSIAEISNDLGRRARGINFNSQDYLSLNAHPAVREAAGRALHDFGPHSAGSPMVLGNTRLSNELEEALGRLVGLEHVTLFPTGWSAGFGSITALVRPEDWVVIDRLAHSCLQQGARAASKNVIRYEHLNVEEVGRHLSEIRRRDTRNGILVVTDGLFSVDADWPGLLALQEVCRAHDATLLVDVAHDLGAMGPGGSGVLGMQQMTGKIDLVMGAFSKTFASNGGFLASRTPAVKQYVKMFGGPHFFSNALSPVQTAVALEAARIVASAEGDRLRARLFEAIDALRGALTDHGLECLGSPSPIVPLLIGNEKLARTANRFLFDRGVLAFMVEFPVTPSGSARFRLQVQATHEPDEARQAAGIINASVDEARQYLSSAFRMSAR, from the coding sequence ATGCACAGCACTCCGGTCCCCCGCTCCGACGAGGAACTCCTCTGCATCGTCCTGGAAGCCGCCGACCGCGCCATCAAGGAAGTCGGCGGCCGGCAGCCCACCGAACCGCCGGCGGACCCCGAGATACGCCGGAACCTGGCCGCGGCCGCTCGGGCGACGGGCCAGGCGGTGCGGGAGGTCTCGGAGATGATGAAGAACTGGGCCACCCACATCCCCTGGGACGAGATGGCGGACTTCGGCCCCGACGACCCTACCGACCCCGACCCCTACGTCCGCTTCCTGGCCGACCGCTATCCCGAGGTGCGGGTGGCGCTCGAGGACCTGGTGGAGCCGGCCTACCTGCGCATCACCACGGACCCCGATGAGGAGTACGCCCTCGACAAGCAGGCGTACGACTTCTACCGGCCGGCCGGCCGCGACCTACTCCGGCGCACCGAGGAGTTCCACGGCTGGGTCGAAGCCCGACGGCGTACCGAGACCTGGCAGTACTCCAGGCTCCTGGAAGCCGCGCCCGGCAGCATCGCGGAGATCAGCAACGACCTCGGCCGCCGCGCCCGAGGCATCAACTTCAACTCCCAGGACTACCTCTCCCTCAACGCGCATCCCGCTGTCCGGGAGGCCGCCGGGCGCGCCCTGCACGACTTCGGGCCGCACAGCGCGGGCTCCCCCATGGTCCTGGGCAACACCCGGCTGTCGAACGAACTCGAGGAGGCTCTGGGCCGGCTGGTCGGCCTGGAGCACGTCACGCTCTTCCCCACCGGCTGGTCCGCCGGCTTCGGTTCGATCACGGCGCTGGTGCGCCCGGAGGACTGGGTCGTCATCGACCGCTTGGCGCACTCGTGCCTGCAGCAGGGTGCGCGGGCCGCCAGCAAGAACGTCATCCGCTACGAGCATCTGAACGTCGAGGAGGTGGGCCGCCACCTCAGTGAGATCCGGCGCCGCGACACCCGCAACGGCATCCTGGTCGTGACCGACGGCCTGTTCTCCGTCGACGCCGACTGGCCCGGCCTCCTCGCCCTGCAGGAGGTCTGCCGCGCCCACGACGCGACGCTGCTCGTCGACGTCGCACACGACCTCGGTGCCATGGGGCCCGGCGGATCAGGAGTCCTGGGCATGCAGCAGATGACCGGAAAGATCGACCTCGTCATGGGGGCGTTCTCCAAGACCTTCGCCTCCAACGGGGGCTTCCTCGCGTCCCGGACACCAGCGGTCAAACAGTACGTCAAGATGTTCGGCGGACCGCACTTCTTCTCCAACGCCCTCTCGCCCGTCCAGACCGCCGTAGCCCTGGAGGCCGCGAGGATCGTGGCCAGCGCGGAGGGCGATCGGCTCAGGGCCCGGCTGTTCGAAGCGATCGACGCGCTCCGCGGCGCCCTGACCGACCACGGGCTGGAGTGCCTGGGCTCTCCCTCGCCGATCGTCCCGCTGCTGATCGGCAACGAGAAGCTGGCCCGTACCGCGAACCGGTTCCTGTTCGACCGCGGGGTGCTCGCCTTCATGGTGGAGTTCCCCGTCACCCCATCCGGCTCCGCCCGTTTCCGCCTGCAGGTGCAGGCCACGCACGAGCCCGACGAGGCACGCCAGGCGGCCGGCATCATCAACGCCTCGGTGGACGAAGCCCGCCAGTACCTCTCGAGCGCCTTTCGTATGAGTGCGCGCTGA
- a CDS encoding NPP1 family protein has protein sequence MAKSEASKPSRRRRSRLAVILSATAVAVALPTASASADQLQNLPQSASALEVRFSPAYDYDGDGCYAATAIAPDGYLNPGLKPGGKVNGGCHDKSDLDRAQTYSRAKCNNGWCAIMYSSYFEKDQAVWGSGLGGHRHDWEDVISWVNQSTNQVEYVSTTQHGEVVTYPRSQVRFDGSHPKVVYHKHGIRTHFFRLANSNDEPPENDYHNWRYPPLIGYGSWHSNELRNMLMNSDFGSASIKITDKDDRFRNTLNGGKPSGIPFNPWAF, from the coding sequence GTGGCAAAGTCCGAGGCGAGCAAGCCCTCCAGGCGCAGACGCTCTCGCTTGGCGGTAATACTCAGTGCCACGGCCGTGGCCGTGGCACTTCCCACGGCATCGGCCTCTGCCGATCAGCTGCAGAACCTGCCCCAGAGCGCGTCGGCGCTCGAGGTGAGGTTCTCTCCGGCCTACGACTACGACGGCGACGGCTGCTATGCCGCTACCGCTATCGCACCGGATGGCTATCTCAATCCCGGCCTGAAGCCCGGGGGTAAGGTCAACGGCGGCTGCCACGACAAGTCCGATCTGGACAGAGCCCAGACCTACTCCCGCGCGAAGTGCAACAACGGGTGGTGCGCCATCATGTACTCCAGCTACTTCGAGAAGGACCAAGCCGTGTGGGGCAGTGGCCTCGGAGGACACCGGCACGACTGGGAGGACGTCATCTCCTGGGTCAACCAGTCGACCAACCAGGTGGAGTACGTATCGACGACCCAGCACGGCGAGGTTGTGACCTATCCGCGGTCCCAGGTGCGCTTCGACGGGTCGCACCCCAAGGTCGTCTACCACAAGCACGGCATACGAACCCACTTCTTCCGGCTCGCCAACAGCAATGACGAGCCGCCGGAGAACGACTACCACAACTGGCGCTACCCCCCGCTCATCGGCTATGGCAGCTGGCACAGCAACGAGCTGCGCAACATGCTCATGAACTCGGACTTCGGATCCGCGAGCATCAAGATCACTGACAAGGACGACCGCTTCCGGAACACTCTCAACGGCGGCAAACCCAGCGGAATCCCCTTCAACCCCTGGGCCTTCTGA
- a CDS encoding YbhB/YbcL family Raf kinase inhibitor-like protein gives MATLGTLLKNKRAGETHLAWHHPNLSGPDALDLRSADFRHGEPMPAVHAGRRGGGRNLSPALTWTGTPQESAQLLLVVEDADAPTSRPFVHCLALISPERQELLPGALGADTSAEGVHVLRSGMGRGYLGPQPLKGHGEHRYAFQLFALRPAITSVPRRPNLEAARLRDVLDAVGGPALARGRLDGIYAR, from the coding sequence ATGGCGACTCTGGGAACGCTTCTGAAGAACAAGCGCGCAGGTGAAACGCATCTGGCCTGGCACCACCCCAACCTGTCCGGCCCGGACGCACTCGACCTGCGAAGTGCCGACTTCCGGCACGGCGAGCCGATGCCCGCGGTCCACGCCGGCCGGCGCGGGGGAGGGCGGAACCTCTCCCCGGCCCTCACCTGGACCGGCACCCCCCAGGAGTCCGCACAACTGCTCCTGGTCGTCGAGGACGCCGACGCCCCCACCAGCAGGCCGTTCGTCCACTGCCTGGCCCTGATCTCCCCCGAACGGCAGGAACTGCTTCCAGGGGCCCTGGGGGCGGACACCTCAGCCGAGGGCGTCCACGTGCTGCGCTCCGGCATGGGCCGGGGCTACCTGGGGCCGCAGCCACTCAAGGGACACGGCGAACACCGGTACGCCTTCCAGCTCTTCGCACTGCGTCCCGCCATCACCTCGGTTCCGCGCCGGCCGAACCTGGAAGCCGCCCGGCTCCGGGACGTACTCGACGCGGTGGGCGGCCCCGCTCTCGCACGCGGCCGCCTCGACGGCATCTACGCCCGCTGA
- a CDS encoding GDSL-type esterase/lipase family protein, whose amino-acid sequence MPTLVLGLLASGTTPAEASPSGGEPTAVVSMGDSYISGEAGRWLGNSNTQTGSRSGTDRAYTATGYDPTLVYGSTYASGCDRSDSAEVHSSTGIGDVQINLACSGATTDNIFRSTNGGQSMKGETPQADQLARIASTNRVKLITLSIGGNDLGFADIIAICAADYMVWYSYCHDDQQKAVDSRMDAAMAGVSKSIKEIRAVMSTAGYSAEDYRIVLQSAPSPIPRSSENRYPQSGWTRVTYGGCPFWNKDADWARDTFTPQFSARVKAVAKAEQVQFLDLQDMLQGREVCSKTTRLATSGQGPSAETSEWARFLVSGVMQGTPQESFHPNYYAQRALGRCLTLIYAHPTGNYACRNTPGRDASGMYLTTVS is encoded by the coding sequence ATGCCCACTCTTGTCCTCGGCTTGCTGGCCAGCGGTACCACCCCCGCGGAGGCGAGCCCATCGGGTGGTGAGCCCACTGCCGTGGTGTCGATGGGGGACAGCTATATCTCTGGAGAGGCCGGCCGATGGCTGGGCAACAGCAACACTCAGACAGGCAGCCGCAGCGGTACGGACCGCGCCTACACCGCCACCGGCTACGATCCGACTCTCGTCTACGGAAGCACATACGCCAGCGGGTGCGACCGCTCCGACTCCGCCGAGGTGCACAGCAGCACGGGGATCGGTGACGTGCAGATCAACCTGGCCTGCTCCGGTGCCACCACCGACAATATCTTCCGATCCACCAATGGCGGGCAGTCCATGAAGGGGGAAACGCCACAAGCCGACCAGCTGGCCAGGATCGCCTCCACCAACCGGGTCAAGCTGATCACTCTCTCAATCGGAGGCAACGACCTGGGCTTCGCAGACATCATCGCCATCTGTGCCGCGGACTACATGGTCTGGTACTCCTACTGCCATGACGACCAGCAGAAGGCGGTGGACAGTCGCATGGACGCCGCGATGGCCGGAGTCTCCAAATCCATCAAGGAAATCCGGGCGGTGATGTCGACCGCCGGTTACTCGGCCGAGGACTACCGCATCGTCTTGCAGTCGGCACCGTCGCCGATCCCGCGCAGTTCCGAGAACCGCTACCCGCAGAGCGGCTGGACCCGGGTGACCTACGGAGGCTGCCCGTTCTGGAACAAGGACGCCGACTGGGCACGTGACACGTTCACCCCACAGTTCTCCGCCCGTGTGAAAGCGGTTGCCAAGGCGGAACAGGTCCAATTCCTCGACCTGCAGGACATGCTCCAGGGTCGCGAGGTCTGCTCGAAGACGACCCGGCTGGCAACGTCCGGGCAGGGACCCTCGGCGGAAACCAGCGAGTGGGCGCGCTTCCTGGTCAGCGGCGTGATGCAAGGGACCCCCCAGGAGTCGTTCCACCCGAACTACTACGCGCAGCGAGCCCTGGGCCGCTGCCTCACCCTCATCTACGCGCACCCGACCGGGAACTACGCTTGCCGGAACACCCCTGGGCGCGACGCGTCCGGTATGTACCTGACCACCGTGTCCTGA
- a CDS encoding SDR family NAD(P)-dependent oxidoreductase, protein MSDSRTTDFTGRTVVVTGASSGIGAAAARRFAALGATVAVVGRSHQKTSAVAAEIGAEAHLVDYGRLDDVRRLAGELLARYPRIDVLANNAGGFFTSRQESSDGHELTFQVNHLAPFLLTNLLLDRLTEAPNGSRVVNTASVEYRKGHLELDDLDRTRSRYRWREAYAAAKLATVVFTRELARRSQGTGVTASSFHPGSIASDVARDSAMMRAIMGTRLVKAMMATPEQGAEPLLHLAGTPNATAVNGAYFDRLEREEPRNAQAVDTELARHLWERSAELTGLPATTPG, encoded by the coding sequence ATGAGCGACAGCAGGACGACCGACTTCACCGGCCGCACGGTGGTGGTCACCGGCGCGAGTTCGGGGATCGGCGCCGCGGCGGCACGGCGCTTCGCCGCACTCGGGGCGACGGTCGCCGTCGTCGGTCGATCGCACCAGAAGACCAGCGCCGTCGCGGCGGAGATCGGCGCCGAGGCCCACCTGGTGGACTACGGACGGCTGGACGACGTGCGCCGCCTGGCCGGGGAACTCCTGGCCCGCTACCCCCGGATCGACGTCCTGGCCAACAACGCGGGGGGATTCTTCACGAGCCGCCAGGAGAGCTCCGACGGCCACGAGCTGACGTTCCAGGTCAACCACCTGGCGCCGTTCCTGCTGACGAACCTGCTGCTGGACCGCCTCACGGAGGCACCGAACGGCTCCCGAGTGGTGAACACCGCCAGCGTCGAGTACCGCAAGGGGCACCTGGAGCTGGACGACCTGGACCGCACGCGCAGCCGCTACCGCTGGCGGGAGGCGTACGCGGCCGCCAAGCTCGCCACCGTCGTCTTCACCCGGGAACTCGCCCGCCGATCCCAGGGCACGGGTGTGACCGCCTCGTCCTTCCACCCCGGCTCCATCGCCAGCGACGTCGCCCGGGACAGCGCCATGATGCGCGCGATCATGGGGACGCGCCTGGTCAAAGCCATGATGGCCACACCCGAACAGGGCGCCGAGCCGCTGCTCCACCTGGCCGGCACACCGAACGCCACCGCCGTCAACGGCGCCTACTTCGACCGCCTCGAACGCGAGGAGCCCCGCAACGCACAGGCCGTCGACACCGAACTCGCCCGGCACCTGTGGGAACGCTCGGCGGAACTGACCGGCCTCCCGGCCACCACTCCCGGGTGA
- a CDS encoding TetR family transcriptional regulator yields MSGAPRTNTRDIARAAVRAELAEVAFGLFRRKGFDNVTVNDLAAAAGVSRSTFLRYFGTKEDAVLSAFDTHGERIAEALRVRPAAEGDWRALRAAMDVVVGPYRQDPEGALALARLVRETPALCARQLERQRTWHPLLEQALAERAGPSGASALARSVKAAAALDCLNIAVDHWTASDGVLDLIALLDGAFAALSA; encoded by the coding sequence GTGAGTGGAGCGCCGCGTACGAACACGAGGGACATCGCCCGGGCGGCCGTTCGTGCCGAGTTGGCCGAGGTGGCCTTCGGCCTGTTCCGGCGGAAGGGCTTCGACAACGTCACGGTGAACGACCTGGCCGCTGCCGCGGGCGTGTCCCGCAGTACGTTCCTGCGCTACTTCGGCACCAAGGAGGACGCGGTCCTCAGCGCTTTCGACACGCATGGCGAGCGGATCGCGGAGGCCCTGCGGGTCCGCCCGGCAGCCGAGGGCGACTGGAGGGCGCTGCGGGCCGCGATGGATGTGGTCGTCGGGCCCTACCGGCAGGATCCGGAGGGAGCGCTGGCGCTGGCCCGCCTCGTACGGGAGACTCCCGCCCTGTGCGCACGCCAGCTGGAGAGGCAGCGCACCTGGCACCCGCTGCTGGAGCAGGCCCTCGCCGAGCGGGCGGGCCCCTCCGGGGCCTCGGCCCTCGCGCGGTCGGTGAAAGCCGCCGCGGCGCTGGACTGCCTGAACATCGCTGTCGACCACTGGACCGCCTCGGACGGCGTTCTCGACCTCATCGCACTGCTGGACGGAGCCTTCGCGGCCCTCTCGGCGTGA
- a CDS encoding ISL3 family transposase, translating to MEETVLRLEGLLFPSIADVTVLSVAVNDEAVRIEARSTVPGAVCPGCGIWSRRIHSSYLRFPADVPSGGRRVALCLRVRRFLCPVISCGRRTFAEQLPGLTRRYGRRTERLRSTLAAVGLALAGRAGARLARVFGVSLSRSTVLRLVEALPDPEVPAPRVVGVDEYATRKGRHYGTVLVDVESRRPVDLLPDREASSLAAWLAKRPGVEVVCRDRAPFFAEGATAGAPQAVQVADRWHLWHNLSEAAERCVADHRGCLQVLAPDPAHPAPDLEKFEDPSGSPWPRGHRFADRTRANHATVHELLAAGLSRRAIGRQLRMTSRTVKLLADAATPEELFQGQWQGRPSKLDAFKPYLDDRWNQGCTNAWRVWEEIVPLGYQGSYQRVRAYFREKRFSPVPVTARPPSPRVVAGWILRRPETLTETEHLRLKAVLVHCPELDAPTGHVRSFGQMLTERQGERLPQWLDAVRQDNLPGLHTLAAGIDRDRDAVIAGLTLPWSSGVVEGHVNRIKMLKRQMFGRAGFDLLRKRVLLS from the coding sequence GTGGAAGAAACGGTGCTCCGGCTGGAGGGGTTGCTGTTCCCGTCGATCGCCGACGTGACGGTGCTGTCCGTCGCCGTGAACGACGAGGCGGTACGTATAGAGGCCCGAAGCACGGTGCCCGGGGCCGTCTGTCCCGGATGCGGGATCTGGTCACGGCGGATTCACAGCTCCTACCTGCGGTTTCCCGCTGATGTGCCCAGCGGAGGCAGACGGGTCGCTCTCTGTTTGCGCGTCCGCAGGTTCCTCTGCCCGGTCATCTCGTGCGGGCGGCGGACCTTCGCCGAACAGCTGCCGGGATTGACCCGTCGGTACGGCCGGCGGACCGAGCGCCTGCGGTCGACACTGGCCGCGGTCGGCCTCGCGCTCGCCGGTCGGGCCGGTGCCCGCCTGGCGCGCGTATTCGGCGTGTCCCTGAGCCGCAGCACGGTGCTCAGGCTGGTCGAAGCGTTGCCCGACCCCGAAGTTCCAGCCCCACGGGTGGTCGGCGTCGATGAGTACGCGACCCGCAAAGGGCGTCACTACGGGACTGTCCTGGTCGACGTCGAAAGCCGGCGTCCAGTGGACCTGCTGCCCGACCGGGAGGCGTCCAGCCTCGCAGCTTGGCTCGCGAAACGGCCCGGGGTGGAGGTGGTCTGCCGCGATCGGGCACCATTCTTCGCCGAAGGTGCCACGGCCGGAGCACCGCAGGCGGTGCAGGTCGCGGACCGGTGGCACCTTTGGCACAACCTGAGCGAGGCTGCAGAACGGTGCGTCGCAGACCACCGCGGATGCCTGCAGGTCCTGGCGCCAGATCCAGCCCACCCTGCCCCCGATCTGGAGAAATTCGAAGACCCCTCCGGCTCGCCCTGGCCGAGGGGACACCGCTTCGCCGACCGCACCCGTGCCAACCACGCGACCGTTCACGAACTGCTGGCCGCCGGGCTCAGCCGGAGGGCGATCGGCCGCCAACTCCGGATGACCTCCCGCACCGTCAAGCTCCTCGCCGACGCAGCTACCCCGGAGGAACTGTTCCAGGGGCAGTGGCAGGGCCGACCATCCAAACTCGACGCTTTCAAGCCCTACCTGGATGACCGTTGGAACCAAGGCTGCACGAACGCCTGGAGGGTGTGGGAGGAGATCGTGCCGCTCGGCTATCAGGGCAGCTACCAGCGGGTCCGCGCCTATTTCCGGGAGAAGCGGTTCTCGCCGGTCCCCGTCACGGCTCGGCCACCGTCACCACGGGTCGTCGCCGGATGGATCCTCCGCCGGCCGGAGACCCTCACCGAGACGGAGCACCTTCGACTCAAGGCCGTTCTGGTCCACTGCCCTGAACTGGACGCCCCCACCGGCCACGTCCGCTCCTTCGGCCAGATGCTCACCGAGCGCCAGGGCGAACGGCTGCCGCAGTGGCTCGATGCCGTCCGGCAAGACAACCTCCCCGGCCTCCATACCCTCGCCGCAGGCATCGACCGCGACCGCGATGCAGTCATCGCTGGCCTCACCTTGCCCTGGAGCTCCGGAGTGGTCGAAGGACACGTCAACCGGATCAAGATGCTCAAGCGCCAGATGTTCGGCCGAGCCGGCTTCGATCTCCTCCGCAAGCGTGTCCTGCTCTCATAG